The genomic DNA GCCGTGGACGTACTGGTCGTCGGGGCGGGCCCGGCCGGTCTCGGGGCCGGAGCCGAACTCGCCGCGTCGGGCGCCGGCCGGGTCGAGATCCTGGAGCGCGAACTCGACGCGGGCGGCGTGCCACGCCACTGCCACCACAGCGGATTCGGCGGACGGCTGCGCGGCGGGGACACGGGGCCCGACTACGCCCGCCAGTGCGTTCGGGCTGCCGTGCGCGCCGGAGCCGTGCTCCGTACGGGAGTCACGGTCACCGGCTGGGTGAACGCCACCACTGCCGGATCCGCCGCTGACGGCCCGGCCGATGCCCCGTCCCCCGCCGGGGCGCACGTCCTGGACGTCACCGGACCGGCCGGGCTGGAGCGGATCACCGCCCGCGCGGTCGTCCTGGCCACCGGCGCCCGCGAACGTCCGCGCAGCGCCCGGCTGATCCCCGGCGGCAGGCCCTCCGGCGTGTACACCACCGGCGAACTCCAGCAGGCCGTCCATCTGTACGGGCAGCCGGTCGGCAGCCGCGCGGTGGTCATCGGCAATGAACCCGTCGGCCACGCGGCGGCCGACACCCTGCGTACGGCCGGGGTCGAGGTCGTCGCCATGGTCACCGACCAGCCGCCGTCCCCGGTCGCCGCGCTCCTGCGCCTCCAGGGCCGCTGTCCGCTCCTCACCCGCGCCACCGTCATCGGACTCAGCGGCCGCGCACGGCTGACCGGAGTGACGCTGCGCCACGAGGACGGCCGCACCCTGACCGTCCCCTGCGACACCGTGGTCCTCACCGGTGACTTCGTTCCCGACCACGAACTCGCCCGGCGCGGCGGCCTCACCCTCGACCCCGGCACCCGGGGGCCCGCGTACGACCCCGAGTACCGCACCTCACGGCCGGGGGTCTTCGCCGT from Streptomyces sp. NBC_00654 includes the following:
- a CDS encoding NAD(P)/FAD-dependent oxidoreductase is translated as MTRNERAVDVLVVGAGPAGLGAGAELAASGAGRVEILERELDAGGVPRHCHHSGFGGRLRGGDTGPDYARQCVRAAVRAGAVLRTGVTVTGWVNATTAGSAADGPADAPSPAGAHVLDVTGPAGLERITARAVVLATGARERPRSARLIPGGRPSGVYTTGELQQAVHLYGQPVGSRAVVIGNEPVGHAAADTLRTAGVEVVAMVTDQPPSPVAALLRLQGRCPLLTRATVIGLSGRARLTGVTLRHEDGRTLTVPCDTVVLTGDFVPDHELARRGGLTLDPGTRGPAYDPEYRTSRPGVFAVGNLLHGVERAGVASSEGRAAAAPVLRHLAGTVPPARRPVPLAVDAPLLWIAPNRTGPAGARPLRGRFVLRTARRLDHPVLVVTQDGRELDRQRLLLPAVPGRPFHLGAGWLERADPHGGTVRITAV